One part of the Glycine soja cultivar W05 chromosome 11, ASM419377v2, whole genome shotgun sequence genome encodes these proteins:
- the LOC114375672 gene encoding uncharacterized protein LOC114375672, which translates to MEFTKTSSLLIFLLVFVSSLIHAKAYQNLYCGRGTRCYGKYITCPAECPNSETNNPKTKVCQIECNKPTCKAVCRSRKPNCNAPGSGCYDPRFIGGDGRVFYFHGKTNEHFSLVSDSNLQINARFIGHRPEGRSRDYTWIQALGILFNSKSFSLEATKTPQWNDELDHFKFTYNENQVALAEGSLSTWHSEEKDIKVERVASKNSVMVTVKDVAEILVNVVPITKEDDRIHNYQVPSDDCFAHLEVQFRFFALSQKVDGVLGRTYRLDFENPAKPGVAMPVVGGEDKYRTNSLLSPDCVSCVFSQESSAEKETMEYGTLDCTKFSNGLGIVCRK; encoded by the exons ATGGAGTTCACCAAAACAAGTTCCCTCCTAATATTCTTGCTAGTGTTTGTCTCAAGCTTGATCCATGCTAAGGCATACCAAAATCTATACTGTGGCAGAGGAACCAGATGCTATGGAAAGTACATCACATGTCCTGCTGAATGCCCTAACAGTGAAACAAACAATCCTAAGACTAAGGTTTGCCAAATCGAGTGCAACAAACCTACTTGCAAGGCAGTCTGCAGAA GTCGCAAGCCAAACTGCAATGCACCAGGATCAGGATGCTATGATCCCCGTTTCATTGGTGGAGATGGTAGAGTCTTCTACTTCCACGGAAAGACCAACGAACACTTCTCCTTAGTCTCCGATTCCAACCTTCAAATCAATGCACGCTTCATTGGACACAGGCCTGAAGGAAGAAGCCGTGACTACACATGGATCCAAGCCCTTGGAATCCTCTTCAACTCCAAAAGCTTCTCACTTGAGGCCACCAAGACACCCCAGTGGAATGATGAACTTGACCACTTCAAATTCACCTACAATGAGAACCAAGTAGCCCTAGCTGAAGGCTCTCTCTCCACTTGGCACAGtgaagaaaaagatataaaGGTGGAGAGAGTGGCAAGCAAGAACAGTGTGATGGTTACAGTGAAGGATGTGGCTGAAATATTGGTGAATGTTGTGCCAATAACCAAAGAGGATGACAGAATCCACAACTACCAAGTGCCTTCTGATGACTGTTTTGCTCACTTGGAAGTTCAGTTCAGATTCTTTGCTTTGTCCCAAAAAGTTGATGGTGTACTTGGAAGGACTTATAGGTTGGATTTTGAGAACCCAGCAAAGCCTGGTGTGGCTATGCCTGTTGTTGGAGGAGAAGACAAGTACAGGACTAACTCATTGCTCTCTCctgattgtgtttcttgtgtgTTCTCACAGGAAAGTTCTGCTGAGAAAGAGACCATGGAATATGGCACCCTTGATTGCACCAAGTTTTCAAATGGGTTGGGAATCGTTTGCAGGAAGTGA